In Niveispirillum cyanobacteriorum, the following proteins share a genomic window:
- the aroA gene encoding 3-phosphoshikimate 1-carboxyvinyltransferase, whose translation MVTATGVAAVTVIPPTHPLTGRVVPPGSKSITNRALLLAALAKGTSRLTGALKSDDTRHMANALRHMGVTVDEPDATTFIVTSSGRLAAPAGPLFLGNAGTATRFLTAAVATVDGTVVVDGDEHMRKRPIAPLVKALTALGVDLEAPTGCPPVTVRGKGALAPGRVEIDAGLSSQYVSAILMAAACSSGPIDIALTGSDIGARGYIDLTLAAMRAFGAVVEQQDAATWRVLPTGYKAADYVIEPDASAATYLWAAEVLTGGRIDLGVPSDAFTQPDACAQAVIAQFPNMPAVIDGSQMQDAVPTLAVLAAFNNHPVRFVGIANLRVKECDRTRALSTELAKIRPGLAWEEGDDLIVAADPALAGQTLATDIHTYADHRIAMSFALAGLKIHGITILDPGCVAKTYPGYWDALRSLGMELVARA comes from the coding sequence ATGGTGACGGCGACGGGCGTGGCGGCAGTAACGGTCATTCCGCCGACCCATCCCCTGACAGGCCGCGTGGTGCCGCCGGGATCGAAATCCATCACCAACCGCGCCCTGCTGCTGGCGGCCCTCGCAAAGGGTACCAGCCGCCTGACCGGCGCGCTGAAAAGCGATGACACCCGGCACATGGCCAATGCCCTGCGGCATATGGGTGTCACCGTCGATGAACCCGACGCCACGACCTTCATCGTGACCAGCAGCGGGCGGCTGGCGGCCCCCGCTGGGCCGTTGTTCCTGGGCAATGCCGGCACGGCCACCCGTTTCCTGACCGCCGCTGTCGCCACGGTCGATGGCACCGTGGTGGTGGACGGGGATGAGCATATGCGCAAGCGGCCCATCGCCCCGCTGGTCAAGGCGCTGACGGCGCTGGGCGTCGATCTGGAGGCGCCAACTGGCTGCCCCCCCGTTACCGTGCGCGGCAAGGGCGCGCTGGCGCCGGGGCGGGTCGAGATCGATGCCGGCCTGTCCAGCCAATATGTCAGCGCCATCCTGATGGCGGCGGCCTGTTCCAGTGGCCCCATCGACATCGCCCTGACGGGCAGTGACATCGGCGCGCGCGGCTATATCGACCTGACTTTGGCGGCCATGCGCGCCTTTGGCGCCGTAGTGGAACAGCAGGATGCCGCCACTTGGCGCGTGCTGCCCACCGGGTACAAGGCCGCCGATTACGTCATCGAACCCGATGCGTCAGCGGCGACTTACCTTTGGGCGGCAGAGGTGTTGACGGGGGGGCGTATCGACCTGGGTGTGCCGTCGGATGCCTTCACGCAGCCCGACGCCTGTGCCCAAGCCGTGATCGCGCAGTTCCCCAATATGCCGGCGGTCATTGACGGGTCACAGATGCAGGATGCCGTGCCGACCCTGGCGGTATTGGCTGCGTTCAACAATCATCCGGTACGCTTTGTCGGCATCGCCAATCTACGCGTCAAGGAATGTGACCGCACCCGCGCACTCTCCACCGAACTGGCCAAGATCCGCCCGGGTCTTGCCTGGGAGGAAGGCGATGATCTGATCGTGGCTGCCGATCCGGCCCTGGCCGGCCAGACCCTGGCCACCGATATCCACACCTATGCCGACCACCGCATCGCCATGTCCTTTGCGCTGGCCGGGCTGAAGATCCATGGTATCACCATCCTGGACCCCGGCTGTGTCGCCAAGACCTATCCCGGCTATTGGGATGCGCTACGGTCGCTGGGCATGGAACTGGTGGCAAGGGCCTGA
- a CDS encoding SUF system Fe-S cluster assembly regulator — protein sequence MLRLSKMTDYAVVVLTTLAHADSALHTANSLADRTGLPMPTVQKLLKLLARGDLLQSHRGAAGGYSLSRMPDRINVVHIIEAIEGPIALTDCVDGGSGGCGVQSLCSRKNHWEKVNSAVRRALEDVTLADMATPALFDFEREPAPRAVLAG from the coding sequence ATGCTGCGGCTCAGCAAGATGACGGATTACGCCGTGGTGGTCCTGACCACCCTGGCGCATGCCGACAGCGCGCTGCACACGGCCAATTCCCTGGCCGACCGCACGGGCCTGCCCATGCCGACGGTGCAGAAGCTGTTGAAGCTGCTGGCGCGGGGTGACCTTCTGCAATCGCACCGAGGGGCGGCGGGCGGCTACAGCCTGTCGCGCATGCCGGACCGGATCAATGTGGTGCATATCATCGAAGCGATCGAGGGGCCGATTGCGCTCACCGACTGTGTCGATGGTGGTTCCGGCGGTTGCGGGGTGCAGAGCCTGTGCTCCCGCAAGAACCATTGGGAAAAGGTGAACAGCGCCGTGCGCCGCGCGCTGGAGGATGTGACGTTGGCCGACATGGCCACCCCCGCTTTGTTCGATTTCGAGCGTGAGCCGGCGCCCCGCGCTGTGCTGGCCGGTTGA
- the sufB gene encoding Fe-S cluster assembly protein SufB, whose amino-acid sequence MAATEQTIEQVKNLAEGKYKYGFFTDIESETAPKGLSEDIVRFISAKKGEPEWLLEWRLKAYRHWLTMEEPDWAKLHYPPIDYQDSYYYSAPKTTAGPKSLDEVDPELLKTYEKLGIPLKEQAILAGVEGAGDSPSIAVDAVFDSVSVATTFKKKLEEKGIVFCSISEAVKTHPDLVRQYLGTVVPYSDNYFATLNCAVFTDGSFVYIPKGVRCPMELSTYFRINAKNTGQFERTLIIADEGSYVSYLEGCTAPQRDENQLHAAVVELVALDDATIKYSTVQNWYPGDENGKGGIYNFVTKRAACRGRNSKVSWTQVETGSAITWKYPSCILQGDNSVGEFYSVAITNNMQQADTGTKMIHIGKNTRSTIISKGISAGRAQNTYRGLVRILPKAQNARNFTQCDSLLIGDKCGAHTVPYIESRNRTARVEHEATTAKISEDQLFYCQQRGLKEEDAVGLIVNGFCKEVLKELPMEFAVEAQKLVAISLEGSVG is encoded by the coding sequence ATGGCCGCCACTGAACAGACGATCGAACAGGTCAAAAACCTGGCGGAGGGGAAGTACAAATACGGCTTCTTCACCGATATCGAGTCGGAAACCGCGCCCAAGGGCCTGTCCGAAGACATCGTCCGTTTCATCTCCGCTAAGAAAGGGGAGCCGGAATGGCTTCTGGAATGGCGCCTCAAGGCCTATCGCCACTGGCTGACCATGGAAGAGCCGGACTGGGCTAAGCTGCACTACCCGCCCATCGATTATCAGGACAGCTATTACTACTCAGCGCCCAAGACGACGGCAGGGCCGAAGTCGCTGGACGAGGTCGATCCCGAGCTGCTGAAGACCTATGAGAAGCTGGGCATTCCGCTGAAGGAACAGGCTATCCTGGCGGGCGTTGAAGGCGCGGGCGACAGCCCGTCCATCGCGGTCGATGCCGTGTTCGATTCGGTCTCCGTGGCCACCACCTTCAAGAAAAAGCTGGAGGAAAAGGGCATCGTCTTCTGTTCCATCTCGGAGGCGGTGAAGACCCATCCCGATCTGGTGCGCCAGTATCTGGGTACCGTGGTCCCCTATTCCGACAATTACTTCGCGACCCTGAACTGCGCCGTCTTCACCGATGGCAGCTTCGTCTATATCCCCAAGGGCGTTCGCTGCCCCATGGAACTGTCCACCTATTTCCGCATCAACGCGAAGAATACAGGACAGTTCGAGCGCACGCTGATCATCGCCGACGAAGGCAGCTACGTTTCTTACCTTGAGGGCTGCACAGCCCCGCAGCGGGACGAGAACCAGTTGCATGCCGCCGTGGTGGAGCTGGTGGCCCTGGATGACGCGACCATCAAGTACAGCACCGTCCAGAACTGGTATCCGGGCGATGAGAATGGCAAGGGCGGTATCTATAATTTCGTGACCAAACGCGCCGCCTGCCGCGGTCGTAATTCCAAGGTAAGCTGGACTCAAGTTGAGACCGGTTCGGCCATCACCTGGAAATACCCGAGCTGCATCCTGCAGGGTGACAATTCGGTGGGCGAGTTCTATTCCGTCGCCATCACCAACAATATGCAGCAGGCTGATACCGGCACTAAGATGATCCATATCGGGAAGAACACCCGGTCAACCATCATCTCCAAAGGTATCTCCGCCGGCCGCGCCCAAAACACCTATCGCGGCCTGGTCCGCATCCTGCCCAAGGCCCAGAACGCCCGTAACTTCACCCAGTGCGACAGCCTGCTGATCGGCGACAAGTGCGGGGCGCATACCGTGCCTTATATCGAAAGCCGCAATCGCACCGCGCGGGTGGAGCATGAGGCGACGACGGCCAAGATCTCCGAAGACCAGCTGTTCTACTGCCAACAGCGCGGCCTGAAAGAAGAAGACGCGGTCGGCCTGATCGTGAACGGCTTCTGTAAGGAAGTGCTGAAGGAACTGCCCATGGAATTCGCCGTGGAAGCCCAGAAGCTGGTGGCGATCAGCCTTGAGGGCTCGGTGGGCTAA
- the sufC gene encoding Fe-S cluster assembly ATPase SufC encodes MSLIEIKNLHATVDGKAILKGIDLTINAGEVHAIMGPNGAGKSTLSYVLAGREGYEITEGSVTFNGQDLLSMEIEERAAAGLFLAFQYPVEIPGVSNTTFLKEALNAIRKTRGETPLDAMQFLKLIRAKAKDLSMNDDMIKRAVNVGFSGGEKKRNEALQMAVLQPKLAILDETDSGLDIDALKIVAEGVNRLRGPERGMLVITHYQRLLDYIVPDVVHVLANGRIVKSGGKDLALELEAKGYAEFGVTEAA; translated from the coding sequence ATGTCCCTGATCGAAATCAAGAACCTGCACGCCACTGTGGATGGCAAGGCGATCCTGAAGGGGATCGATCTGACCATCAATGCCGGTGAGGTGCATGCCATCATGGGCCCCAATGGCGCGGGCAAGAGCACGCTGTCCTATGTGCTGGCGGGCCGTGAAGGCTATGAGATCACCGAGGGGTCCGTCACCTTCAACGGCCAGGACCTGCTGTCCATGGAGATTGAGGAGCGGGCCGCAGCCGGCCTGTTCCTAGCCTTCCAATACCCGGTCGAAATTCCCGGCGTGTCCAACACCACCTTCCTGAAGGAAGCGTTGAATGCCATCCGCAAGACGCGCGGGGAGACGCCGCTGGACGCCATGCAGTTCCTGAAGCTGATCCGGGCCAAGGCCAAGGATCTGTCGATGAACGACGACATGATCAAGCGCGCCGTCAATGTCGGCTTCTCCGGGGGCGAGAAGAAGCGCAACGAAGCGCTGCAAATGGCCGTGCTTCAGCCGAAGCTGGCCATCCTGGACGAGACCGACAGCGGTCTGGATATCGATGCGCTGAAGATCGTGGCCGAAGGCGTGAACCGTCTGCGCGGGCCTGAACGCGGCATGCTGGTCATCACCCACTATCAGCGTCTGCTGGACTACATCGTACCCGACGTGGTGCATGTGCTGGCCAATGGCCGCATCGTGAAGTCGGGGGGCAAGGATCTGGC